One Papaver somniferum cultivar HN1 chromosome 10, ASM357369v1, whole genome shotgun sequence genomic window carries:
- the LOC113315341 gene encoding uncharacterized protein LOC113315341, which produces MDRFEEQQLIFVQALNQIDDESDEDKELTNNLMQLYSSGKIPRDPEPREVFTRRYTYRGRDEWHEKLMHDYFLPDCVFSDENFQGRFRMPRHLVLKIIGELCQVEPQFSYQYDALNIRGHIPEQKVTSALRILGYGRPPYSNDEYLRIGKTTAYKYLALFCETMINHFSPNYLRKPTDADVNFSINGNHYTHGYYLADGIYPKWSTLVQCYRQPHAGEMGRSYSYFNSKQMNLRKDVERAFRILKRKFAIVCGPYRGLSAREMHKTMLTCIIMHNMVIQETRRNKN; this is translated from the exons atggatcgatttgaagaacaacaacTAATATTCGTTCAGGCGTTGAATCAAATTGATGATGAATCagatgaagacaaagaactaacCAACAACTTGATGCAGCTATATTCATCGGGGAAAATACCTAGAGATCCAGAGCCAAGAGAAGTCttcacaagaagatatacgtaccGGGGTCGGGATGAATGGCAcgagaagctgatgcacgattattttcttcctgaTTGTGTGTTCTCTGATGAAAATTTCCAAGGCCGATTCCGCATGCCCAGACATTTGGTGCTAAAGATTATTGGTGAGCTTTGtcaggtagaacctcaatttagttatcagtatgatgcactgaatattagggGTCATATCCCTGAACAAAAGGTTACTTCGGCTTTGAGGATTTTAGGATATGGCAGGCCTCCATATTCTAATGATGAGTACCTTCGCATTGGAAAAACAACTGCATACAAGTATCTTGCgttgttttgcgaaacaatgattaatcattttagtCCTAACTATTTGCGAAAACCAACTGATGcagat GTAAATTTCAGTATCAACGGGAATCACTACACTCATGGTTATTATCTTGCAGAtggaatttatccaaaatggtcaactttagttcaatgtTACCGTCAGCCACATGCCGGTGAAATGGGTCGTTCATACTCGTATTTCAATAGTAAACAAATGAATCTGAGAAAGGATGTGGAACGGGCTTTTAGAATTCTGAAGCGGAAGTTCGCAATCGTTTGTGGGCCTTATCGTGGTTTAAGTGCTCGTGAAATGCATAAGACTATGCTGACTTGTatcattatgcataacatggttATCCAGGAGACCCGTCGTAATAAGAATTAG